In Desulfuromonas acetexigens, the following proteins share a genomic window:
- a CDS encoding class I SAM-dependent methyltransferase, whose product MELVRDEIRRRLPAAGAARRIFHGRGRTFPGFEDLTIDSYGPLVLVILHQPRPAQWLAGLAALLLHEVPGTTAVLLQERFLPNVPSRVLVGELPAEVDAVEDGLRYRLRLGQGQNVGFFPDMAGGRRLVRHIAAGREVLNLFAYTCGFSVAAVAGDARRVVNLDMNRGALELGRLNHRLNGLDPRRVGYLPHELFKSFGKLTRLGPFDLVICDPPATQGESFTAERHWPKLLRRLPDLLAPGGEFLACRNGPGLPPGLIEGLVLSLLPTAELLAERRPGEDFPEIDPDQGTCLFHYRLP is encoded by the coding sequence ATGGAACTTGTGCGTGATGAAATCCGCCGCCGTTTGCCCGCCGCCGGCGCGGCTCGCCGTATCTTTCACGGACGCGGCCGCACTTTTCCTGGGTTTGAAGATCTGACCATCGACAGCTACGGGCCTCTGGTCCTGGTCATTCTCCATCAACCGCGCCCGGCGCAGTGGCTGGCGGGCCTTGCCGCTCTGCTGCTGCACGAGGTGCCGGGAACGACGGCGGTGCTGCTGCAGGAACGGTTTTTACCGAACGTCCCCAGTCGGGTGTTGGTCGGCGAGCTTCCCGCCGAGGTTGATGCCGTCGAGGACGGTTTGCGCTATCGCCTGCGCCTGGGGCAGGGGCAGAACGTCGGCTTTTTCCCCGATATGGCCGGCGGCCGCCGCCTGGTGCGGCACATCGCGGCGGGGCGCGAGGTGCTCAATCTCTTCGCCTACACCTGCGGCTTTTCCGTGGCGGCCGTGGCCGGCGATGCGCGCCGGGTGGTCAACCTCGATATGAACCGGGGCGCCCTGGAACTCGGTCGCCTCAATCACCGGCTCAACGGTCTCGATCCCCGCCGGGTCGGTTATCTGCCCCACGAACTCTTCAAGAGTTTCGGCAAACTGACGCGGTTGGGGCCCTTCGATCTGGTCATCTGCGACCCGCCGGCGACCCAGGGGGAGAGTTTCACCGCCGAGCGTCACTGGCCGAAACTGCTGCGCCGTCTGCCCGACCTTTTGGCACCGGGCGGGGAATTTCTCGCCTGCCGCAACGGCCCCGGGCTGCCGCCGGGTCTGATCGAAGGACTGGTCCTCTCACTGCTGCCGACGGCGGAACTGCTCGCCGAGCGGAGGCCGGGGGAGGATTTTCCCGAGATTGATCCTGATCAGGGAACCTGTCTCTTTCATTATCGCTTGCCCTAA
- a CDS encoding YajD family HNH nuclease: protein MVKSFRPRKPVTVKTQEEADALVRKMKGEMEAGSSYREKSLKLHGWICAKCGREFEADNLHLLTVHHKDGNHHNNPADGSNWENLCVYCHDDEHSRSLLGDYLKGGKK from the coding sequence ATGGTCAAGAGCTTTCGACCACGCAAGCCGGTGACAGTCAAAACGCAAGAAGAGGCCGATGCGCTGGTGCGCAAGATGAAGGGCGAGATGGAGGCCGGCAGCAGCTACCGGGAAAAATCCCTCAAACTCCATGGCTGGATTTGCGCCAAGTGCGGCCGGGAGTTCGAAGCTGATAATCTCCATCTGTTGACTGTCCATCACAAGGACGGCAACCATCACAACAATCCCGCTGACGGCAGCAACTGGGAAAATCTCTGCGTTTACTGCCACGACGACGAGCACAGCCGCAGTCTGTTGGGGGATTATCTGAAGGGCGGGAAAAAGTAG
- a CDS encoding fatty acid--CoA ligase codes for MPDSLISRTDSAYSYQLLIKQLLYAPLANNPEQEIVYRDQWRGNYLTLRERICRLANALTRLGVKAGDTVAVMDYDSHRYLECFFAVPMLGAVLHTINVRLSPEQILYTIDHAEDDILLINSDFLPILDQIKGRIDTLKGYVLLNDEAQSPHSSIPIAGEYEELLAESDTHFEFPDFDENTRATTFYTTGTTGLPKGVYFSHRQLVLHTLGVVTALATPLSQGRLHRQDVYMPITPMFHVHAWGLPYAATLMGLKQVYPGRYVPDHLLELIDREQVTFSHCVPTILHMLLKSPLAEKIDLSRWKVIIGGAGLSKALCLEAMRKGIDIFTGYGMSETCPILTLAHLTPEMFDLSVEEQAVIRCKTGVPLPLVQLRVVNEQGGDVPHDGRSSGEIVVRTPWLTQGYLKDHRASEKLWDGGWLHTSDVANVDGRGYVKITDRTKDVIKIGGEWISTLELEDIIAHCPAVAEVAVIGQPDDRWGERPLALVVRREEGEEKAAEKGILNFVREYTEKGMISKQVVLLKVRFVEAIDKTSVGKVNKVALREKYL; via the coding sequence ATGCCTGACAGCCTGATCTCGCGCACCGATTCGGCTTACTCCTATCAACTGCTCATCAAACAACTGCTGTACGCCCCCCTGGCGAATAATCCCGAGCAGGAGATCGTCTATCGCGATCAGTGGCGCGGCAATTACCTTACACTGCGCGAACGCATCTGTCGACTGGCCAACGCCCTCACCCGTCTCGGGGTCAAGGCCGGAGATACGGTGGCAGTGATGGATTACGACAGCCATCGCTATCTCGAGTGTTTCTTCGCCGTCCCCATGCTTGGCGCCGTGCTGCACACCATCAACGTCCGACTCTCCCCCGAGCAGATTCTCTATACCATCGATCATGCCGAGGATGACATCCTGCTGATCAACAGCGATTTCCTGCCGATTCTCGATCAGATCAAAGGGCGGATCGATACCCTGAAAGGCTATGTCCTGCTCAACGACGAAGCCCAGTCGCCGCACTCTTCCATCCCCATCGCCGGGGAATACGAAGAGCTGCTCGCCGAGTCGGATACCCATTTTGAATTCCCCGATTTCGACGAGAACACCCGCGCCACTACCTTCTACACCACCGGGACCACCGGCCTGCCCAAGGGGGTCTATTTCAGCCACCGGCAACTGGTGCTGCACACCCTCGGCGTGGTGACGGCCCTGGCCACCCCCCTTTCCCAGGGGCGGTTGCATCGCCAGGATGTCTACATGCCGATCACCCCGATGTTTCATGTTCACGCCTGGGGCCTGCCCTATGCCGCGACCCTGATGGGGCTCAAACAGGTCTATCCCGGGCGCTACGTTCCCGATCATCTGCTCGAACTCATCGACCGGGAGCAGGTCACCTTTTCCCACTGCGTGCCGACCATCCTGCACATGCTGCTCAAGTCCCCCCTTGCGGAGAAGATCGACCTTTCCCGCTGGAAGGTCATCATCGGCGGCGCCGGCCTCTCCAAAGCTTTGTGTCTCGAGGCGATGCGCAAAGGCATCGATATCTTTACCGGTTACGGCATGTCGGAAACCTGTCCCATCCTCACCCTGGCCCATTTGACGCCGGAGATGTTCGATCTTTCCGTCGAAGAACAGGCCGTAATTCGCTGCAAAACCGGGGTGCCGCTGCCGCTGGTGCAACTGCGGGTAGTCAACGAACAGGGCGGGGATGTTCCCCACGACGGCCGTTCCTCGGGGGAGATCGTGGTGCGGACGCCCTGGCTGACCCAGGGCTATCTCAAGGATCATCGAGCCTCGGAGAAGCTCTGGGATGGGGGTTGGCTGCACACCAGCGACGTCGCCAATGTCGACGGCCGGGGCTATGTGAAAATCACCGACCGCACCAAGGATGTCATCAAAATCGGTGGCGAGTGGATTTCCACCCTGGAGCTGGAGGATATCATCGCCCACTGTCCGGCGGTGGCCGAAGTGGCGGTGATCGGCCAGCCCGACGACCGCTGGGGGGAACGCCCCCTGGCTCTGGTCGTGCGCCGGGAAGAGGGGGAGGAGAAAGCGGCGGAAAAGGGGATATTGAACTTCGTCAGGGAATATACCGAAAAGGGGATGATCTCCAAGCAGGTGGTGCTGCTTAAGGTGCGTTTTGTCGAGGCGATCGACAAGACCAGCGTCGGCAAGGTCAACAAGGTGGCTTTGCGGGAAAAATATCTGTAA